The following coding sequences are from one Brienomyrus brachyistius isolate T26 chromosome 2, BBRACH_0.4, whole genome shotgun sequence window:
- the rnf165b gene encoding E3 ubiquitin-protein ligase RNF165 isoform X2, with product MSTDFPLAHTGQPQPGLTPTHQPPAQLQPPVALAGPQFQDLSGPHFLPQALHQQYLIQQQLLEAQHRRILPHPRRTQERVPLQPHWLRSGYDYSTSLHIPQPVLQQPRYLAEGTDWDLSVDTGLSHPQYHLRQLPQHYQHYLASPRMHHFPRNPSSAQVVVHEIRHYPYPQLHLLALQGLNSSRHGPAVRESYEELLQLEDRLGSMNRGAAQSTIERFTIPHKYKKRRLQELKIDMEEEDLDIDEKCTICLSMLEDGEDVRRLPCMHLFHQACVDQWLATSRKCPICRVDIETQLMPDS from the exons ATGTCCACAGATTTCCCCCTGGCCCATACAGGCCAGCCTCAGCCGGGCCTGACGCCCACACACCAGCCCCCCGCACAGCTCCAGCCTCCCGTCGCCCTGGCCGGCCCCCAGTTCCAGGACCTCTCGGGGCCTCACTTCCTACCTCAGGCCTTGCACCAGCAGTACCTCATTCAGCAGCAGCTCCTGGAAGCTCAGCACCGGCGGATTCTTCCACACCCCAG ACGCACGCAGGAGCGAGTCCCCCTTCAGCCCCACTGGCTGCGATCCGGGTACGACTACAGCACCTCCCTTCATATACCCCAGCCAGTGCTGCAGCAGCCCCGCTATCTGGCCGAAGGCACAGACTG GGACCTGAGTGTGGACACAGGCCTTTCGCATCCACAGTACCACCTGCGGCAGCTTCCTCAGCACTATCAGCATTACTTGGcatctcccagaatgcaccactTTCCCAGAAACCCCTCCTCAGCACAAGTG GTGGTCCATGAGATCAGACATTACCCGTACCCCCAGCTGCACCTCCTGGCGCTGCAGGGCCTGAACTCCTCACGACATGGCCCCGCTGTCCGGGAAAGCTATGAG GAGCTCCTGCAGCTGGAAGACAGGCTTGGGAGTATGAATCGCGGAGCAGCACAGAGCACCATAGAGAGATTCACCATCCCTCACAAGTACAAGAAG AGAAGACTCCAGGAACTGAAAATAGACATGGAGGAGGAAGACCTGGACATAGATGAAAAATGCACCATCTGTCTGTCAATGCTAGAGGATGGAGAAGATGTCAG GAGGTTACCTTGCATGCACCTCTTCCACCAAGCCTGTGTGGACCAATGGCTGGCCACAAGCAGGAAGTGCCCCATCTGCCGGGTAGACATCGAGACCCAGCTGATGCCTGATAGCTGA
- the rnf165b gene encoding E3 ubiquitin-protein ligase RNF165 isoform X1 — translation MVLVHVGYLVLPVFGSVRNRGAHFNRQHQHGHATSCRHFHLNAPAQMSTDFPLAHTGQPQPGLTPTHQPPAQLQPPVALAGPQFQDLSGPHFLPQALHQQYLIQQQLLEAQHRRILPHPRRTQERVPLQPHWLRSGYDYSTSLHIPQPVLQQPRYLAEGTDWDLSVDTGLSHPQYHLRQLPQHYQHYLASPRMHHFPRNPSSAQVVVHEIRHYPYPQLHLLALQGLNSSRHGPAVRESYEELLQLEDRLGSMNRGAAQSTIERFTIPHKYKKRRLQELKIDMEEEDLDIDEKCTICLSMLEDGEDVRRLPCMHLFHQACVDQWLATSRKCPICRVDIETQLMPDS, via the exons ATGGTTCTAGTGCATGTCGGATATCTGGTTCTTCCCGTGTTTGGCTCGGTGAGAAATAGAG GGGCTCATTTCAACAGGCAACATCAACATGGTCATGCTACCTCCTGCCGGCACTTCCACCTTAATGCCCCAGCCCAGATGTCCACAGATTTCCCCCTGGCCCATACAGGCCAGCCTCAGCCGGGCCTGACGCCCACACACCAGCCCCCCGCACAGCTCCAGCCTCCCGTCGCCCTGGCCGGCCCCCAGTTCCAGGACCTCTCGGGGCCTCACTTCCTACCTCAGGCCTTGCACCAGCAGTACCTCATTCAGCAGCAGCTCCTGGAAGCTCAGCACCGGCGGATTCTTCCACACCCCAG ACGCACGCAGGAGCGAGTCCCCCTTCAGCCCCACTGGCTGCGATCCGGGTACGACTACAGCACCTCCCTTCATATACCCCAGCCAGTGCTGCAGCAGCCCCGCTATCTGGCCGAAGGCACAGACTG GGACCTGAGTGTGGACACAGGCCTTTCGCATCCACAGTACCACCTGCGGCAGCTTCCTCAGCACTATCAGCATTACTTGGcatctcccagaatgcaccactTTCCCAGAAACCCCTCCTCAGCACAAGTG GTGGTCCATGAGATCAGACATTACCCGTACCCCCAGCTGCACCTCCTGGCGCTGCAGGGCCTGAACTCCTCACGACATGGCCCCGCTGTCCGGGAAAGCTATGAG GAGCTCCTGCAGCTGGAAGACAGGCTTGGGAGTATGAATCGCGGAGCAGCACAGAGCACCATAGAGAGATTCACCATCCCTCACAAGTACAAGAAG AGAAGACTCCAGGAACTGAAAATAGACATGGAGGAGGAAGACCTGGACATAGATGAAAAATGCACCATCTGTCTGTCAATGCTAGAGGATGGAGAAGATGTCAG GAGGTTACCTTGCATGCACCTCTTCCACCAAGCCTGTGTGGACCAATGGCTGGCCACAAGCAGGAAGTGCCCCATCTGCCGGGTAGACATCGAGACCCAGCTGATGCCTGATAGCTGA
- the LOC125720207 gene encoding phospholipid phosphatase 1 produces MFETEQILLVLLDILCLGLAGLPFAILTSQHNAFKRGFFCSDDSIRYPFKEDTISYQLLGGVMIPFTVIVLVCGECLLVTQSHPSQQVNSQSSLLGCYLRAVYKALGSFVFGMAVSQSLTDIAKYSIGRLRPHFLAVCQPALGPNDCMSGRYIENATCLGDESLVNEARVSFYSGHSSFSMYCMVFLALYLQARLQMKWARLLRPTLQFFLISASVYVGLTRVSDYMHHWSDVLTGLLQGALVAVLVVFCVSDFFKKPAAFQKEPELSQSSLQETPANGNHYHSTH; encoded by the exons ATGTTTGAAACGGAACAAATCCTGCTGGTTCTGCTGGATATACTCTGCCTTGGATTGG CTGGACTCCCATTTGCAATACTCACGTCCCAACACAATGCATTCAAAAGAGGATTTTTCTGTAGCGATGACTCTATCAGGTACCCCTTTAAGGAAGACACCATCTCCTACCAGTTGTTGGGGGGTGTGATGATTCCATTCACAGTAATTGTT CTCGTGTGTGGGGAGTGTCTCCTTGTCACGCAGAGTCACCCAAGTCAACAAGTGAATTCCCAGTCCTCGCTCCTTGGCTGTTACCTGAGAGCCGTCTATAAAGCTCTGGGCAGCTTTGTGTTCGGCATGGCTGTGAGCCAGTCCCTCACCGACATCGCCAAGTATTCCATTGGCCGACTGAGGCCGCACTTCCTGGCGGTGTGCCAACCTGCCCTGGGCCCCAATGACTGCATGTCGGGTCGATACATCGAAAATGCCACGTGCTTGGGGGACGAGAGCTTGGTTAACGAGGCCAG GGTGTCCTTCTACTCGGGCCACTCGTCCTTCTCCATGTACTGCATGGTGTTTCTCGCT ctatATCTGCAAGCTCGGCTCCAGATGAAGTGGGCGAGGCTCCTTCGGCCTACGCTGCAGTTCTTCCTGATCTCTGCCTCGGTCTACGTGGGCCTGACGCGTGTGTCTGACTACATGCACCACTGGAGCGATGTTCTCACAGggctcctgcagggggcgctggttGCAGTGCTCGTG GTGTTTTGTGTGTCGGACTTCTTCAAGAAGCCAGCGGCTTTTCAGAAAGAGCCGGAGCTCTCGCAGTCTAGTTTACAGGAAACGCCTGCTAATGGAAACCATTACCATAGCACCCACTAA